In one Arachis duranensis cultivar V14167 chromosome 9, aradu.V14167.gnm2.J7QH, whole genome shotgun sequence genomic region, the following are encoded:
- the LOC107466087 gene encoding uncharacterized protein LOC107466087 — protein MSVISWNCRGVAAPATTSEAQDLCRKFKPDILFLIETRAKEGRIMKLKKKLHFEKHFCIEPRGLSGGLCLLWNKNIDVDVYAWSNYYIKAKIKEDNNFDWSCYFLYGNPKFQHRKAQWKELSAQNRSTDDPQIFIGDFNDILEQEEKIGLHPKPRSQIEEFRKFINYNELMDIDLKGGRFTWFSNPRNGFVTRERLDRVLANWAWRMIYQNATLTALPAISSDHCPIFLQLKPKGRSSKQFRYEAYWEDHKECKEIIKKGWNNNENQQGKWEDLSGKIKNCKIELSKWSKKTFRRADREINELKEEIKQLQERDLTEEVQQCIITEEKN, from the coding sequence ATGAGTGTTATAAGTTGGAATTGTCGCGGGGTTGCAGCCCCTGCGACAACCTCAGAGGCTCAGGACCTCTGTAGGAAATTTAAACCAGATATTTTGTTCTTGATAGAAACAAGGGCCAAGGAAGGTAGAATTATGAAACTTAAAAAGAAGTTACATTTTGAGAAACACTTTTGCATCGAACCCCGGGGCTTGTCCGGTGGTCTATGCCTTTTGTGgaataaaaatattgatgttgatgttTATGCATGgtctaattattatataaaagctaaaataaaagaagataataaCTTTGACTGGAGCTGCTATTTTCTATATGGgaacccaaaatttcaacatAGAAAGGCTCAATGGAAGGAGTTGTCAGCACAGAATAGGTCAACGGATGATCCACAAATATTTATAGGAgattttaatgatattttagaacaagaagagaaaataggaTTGCACCCAAAGCCTCGAAGTCAAATAGAGGAATTTAGaaaatttattaactataaCGAACTGATGGATATAGACTTGAAGGGTGGTAGATTCACTTGGTTCAGCAACCCAAGGAATGGATTTGTCACCAGAGAGAGGTTAGATAGAGTCTTGGCAAACTGGGCTTGGCGTATGATATATCAGAATGCTACGTTAACTGCTCTACCGGCAATTAGCTCAGACCACTGTCCGATCTTTCTACAGCTAAAGCCAAAGGGAAGAAGCTCCAAGCAGTTTAGGTATGAGGCTTATTGGGAAGATCATAAAGAATGCAAGGAAATTATCAAAAAAGGAtggaataataatgaaaatcaaCAAGGAAAATGGGAAGATCTTTCAGGCAAAATAAAGAATTGCAAAATTGAATTGAGCAAATGGAGTAAAAAAACTTTTAGAAGAGCAGATAGGGAGATTAATGAGCTGAAGGAAGAGATAAAGCAGCTTCAGGAAAGAGACCTAACTGAGGAAGTTCAGCAATGTATTATAactgaagaaaaaaattga
- the LOC110275732 gene encoding uncharacterized protein LOC110275732, with the protein MGVNQAKAIHVVTENEEEQCNEEETEKGGEARGRTEYNMQVAELQESAASGVGIDQAKNNEKKGEENSRNQESREKVRMEGAEQVGEIPKNQLTNGGNQGKEDQRQMGILGKATQQQRGKEAKWSINKNGLGPKKVGQVLGGIRLFQEGEPTKKCPSNANYEEEKSYSCTKGPSKGNTRLPTYTGYGSKEMMQQEKDTEIEGAKTIRELLREKFGKRNEANTEQRKIEHMEVTVAENREETQSESIWNYRKQNIEEVGKKKARKTQVHRDGKGSFYLVELASEDDEEQEQQHRRENTENWEIELANKMQYKLNIKRKRDSIERLTILDSDETKMEQQTMITRSKRSKVEYKTEGKNTRELTIRGDHSNFSFDMAEEAGRHMPHLEP; encoded by the coding sequence ATGGGGGTCAATCAAGCAAAAGCAATACATGTTGTAACAGAGAATGAGGAAGAACAGTGCAATGAAGAAGAAACAGAGAAAGGAGGGGAGGCGCGTGGAAGAACAGAATACAACATGCAAGTGGCAGAGCTACAGGAGTCTGCAGCCAGTGGAGTAGGTATTGACCAGGCAAAAAATAATGAGAAGAAGGGAGAGGAAAATTCTAGAAATCAGGAAAGTAGAGAAAAAGTAAGAATGGAAGGAGCAGAGCAGGTGGGAGAAATCCCAAAAAATCAGCTGACTAATGGAGGAAATCAAGGGAAAGAAGATCAGAGACAGATGGGGATATTGGGTAAAGCTACACAGCAACAAAGAGGCAAAGAGGCCAAGTGGAGTATAAACAAAAATGGGCTTGGCCCAAAGAAGGTAGGACAAGTCTTAGGAGGCATAAGATTATTTCAAGAAGGAGAGCCCACTAAAAAGTGTCCAAGCAATGCAAattatgaagaagaaaaaagctaCTCATGCACTAAAGGCCCAAGCAAGGGTAATACAAGGCTGCCAACGTATACTGGGTATGGGAGTAAAGAAATGATGCAACAGGAAAAAGATACTGAAATAGAAGGGGCCAAGACAATCAGGGAGTTATTAAGGGAGAAATTTGGGAAGAGAAATGAAGCCAATACAGAACAGAGGAAGATTGAGCATATGGAAGTCACAGTAGCGGAAAATAGGGAGGAGACACAAAGTGAAAGCATATGGAATTATAGAAAACAGAATATCGAAGAAGTGGGAAAGAAGAAAGCCAGGAAAACACAAGTCCATAGAGATGGTAAGGGAAGCTTCTACTTGGTGGAGTTGGCTAGTGAAGATGATGAAGAGCAAGAGCAGCAACACCGTAGGGAGAATACAGAAAACTGGGAAATTGAATTGGCAAACAAGATGCAAtacaaattaaacattaaaaggaaaagagattCAATAGAAAGGCTCACAATTCTGGATTCAGATGAGACGAAGATGGAACAGCAGACTATGATAACGCGAAGCAAAAGGAGCAAAGTTGAGTACAAGACCGAAGGGAAAAACACCAGAGAACTGACTATAAGAGGTGATCACAGCAACTTTTCTTTTGATATGGCTGAGGAGGCGGGCCGACACATGCCCCACCTAGAGCCATGA